The following is a genomic window from Ignavibacteriales bacterium.
GGGAGAGGTCTGCAAAACCTTTATGCGGCGGTTCGAATCCGCCCGGCGCCTCAAGAGCTTTGAAGAGAGTGGTGCAGAACAAGTTGAACAGTGAATCGTGGTCGGACCTGTGTTGAATGACTGGCTCTCATTAGGAGGGCCTTTTTTTTGTACGCAATGCTCTGATGCTTGAAGTCTCCTCGTCGTCTCCAATTGCCATGAAGACCCTACTGCTGGAAAACGTTCACCCTGTAGCAATCTCAACCCTGCAATCCTCCGGGATGGTCGTCGTTTCCGAGAAGAAGAGCATGGATGAAAGCGAACTTATTTCTGCACTCGAGGGCGTTTCGGTTCTCGGTATCCGCTCCCGCACGCAGATCACGGCGCGAGTGCTGGAGAAAGCAAAACATCTCCAGGCTATCGGGGCATATTGCATAGGAACCAATCAGATCGACCTTGAAGCGGCTTCTCTGCAAGGGATTCCTGTTTTCAATGCACCCTACAGCAACACTCGGAGTGTCGCGGAACTGGTGATTGCCGAAATTGTCTTTCTCATCCGCCGGCTTCACGATAAGGTGGTCCAGGCCCATAAAGGAGTATGGGACAAATCAGCTGACAATGCGCGGGAGGTACGAGGTAAGAAACTCGGGATCCTCGGGTTCGGAAATATTGGTTCACAGGTTTCAACCCTGGCTGAAGCGCTCGGGATGGATGTCTACTACCATGATATCGTTGACAGACTGACCATCGGGAATGCTACGAAGGTTGGAAGTCTCTCAGAGTTGCTGAACGTCGCAGAGATCATCACGATTCATGTAGACGGCACGCCTGCGAACAAGAACCTCATCGATGAGGATCAGTTCCGATTGATGACTGACGGCGTGATCCTGCTGAACCTCAGCCGGGGCCATGTCGTGAACATCGAAGCTCTGGCACGCAACCTGAAGAATGGCAAGGTTGGTGGAGCTGCAGTCGATGTTTTCCCCGACGAGCCAAAAGACGGCAAAGAGCCATTTTCCTCCCCATTGCAGGGACTGCCCAATGTCCTCCTGACACCGCATATCGGCGGAAGCACAGAAGAGGCGCAGGAGAATATTGCCGACTTTGTATCGAAGAAGCTTCTTGACTACCTGCAAACCGGTAGCACGTTTACGAGTGTGAATTTTCCGCGTATCAACCTGCCGAAGGCCGATGATCCGCATACTCACAGGTTGCTGCATGTGCATCGCAATGTTCCGGGTGTCCTGTCGCAGATAAACGGAATCTTCGCAAAGAACAATGTCAATGTGCTCTCACAGTATCTCCGCACGAACGAACTTATCGGCTATGCGATCGCCGATGTGGATAGTGAATACAAAGATTCATTGTTTGATGACCTGGTTCGTGTCGATCACACGATCAAGGTGAGGATTGTGTGATCTGAGTGCCCTTTGTGAGAAAGTTCTGTGTCCATTCCCATCTCCCCACGTCGATCCCGCCCCAATACACGTCAGGATAATTCATAAAAGCATTCGTCAGGAATCTCCTTGTACGCCAGGGATGATCACAATCGTGAACCAGCCGGCGGATTGAAATCCGCAACGAATTGGCGAAGTTCCTCGACGCGCTGCCAAGGGCCGGCTGAATGAAAAGTTCCCCGCCCCCTGGTTCAAGGCTACCACCTCCATTCTGACGAAGCCTCAAGCTCTGTCTCACCATGCCTGCACTCTGAATCATCGAGTCAGAAAGGCAAGAAGTTGCCCGAGTCAGGAGAGAGTACATCCTCATTCGCAATTGTATTGTGAATCTGGAAAGAGGGGACAAAAGTCAAATGGCCTGTGTCCAGCCATTCCCGATCTGCTCCGATTGGTGAGTCATATCGCCAATGCAAATTTGTTGTGCCTGATTCCAGAATTCGACTCCTTAGGTTCGGGTGTGCATTTCACCGACCTCTACATCAGATCAAGGAGCCATCGATGTCCAAGCGAACGGTCGTAGCGGTTACCTCCATCGACAAGCGCATTCTTGTGATCCGGGGGCAGAGAGTACTCTTGAGCACTGATCTCGCGCAAATGTATGGAGTTCCTCCAAAAGTCCTCATGCAGGCTGTCAGGCGCAATAAGAATCGTTTCCCGGGTGATTTCATGTTCACGTTGACGTCTGCAGAAGCGAAATTGGTCGCTGCGCACGTACTGGGTTTAAGGTCACAATTTGTGACCTTAAAACAGGGTCGTCATCTGAAGTATCCTCCGGCCGCGTTCACGGAGGAGGGGATTGCAATGCTATCATCCGTGCTCAGGAGCAAGAGGGCAATTCAGGTGAACATAGCGATCATGCGCGCTTTTGTCCGGTTGCGCGAAATTCTGGCAGCTCACAAAGAACTCGCAATCAAACTGGGTGATCTTGAACGAAGGTTTGAGACACACGACAGACAAATCCGCGGGATCTTCGAGGCGATCCGCGAGCTCATGAAGCCTCCCGAGAAGCCAGCCAGACGAATTGGATTCTAGGAAATGCGGAGCCAAACCGCTAGAGTTTCTTCGAGCCGGATGAGGGGTATGAATGAGCTTCGCCTTGCCTTCCCGCCCAAACTTCGTTAACTTTCCATCACGTTCAAACTCCAGACTGTTTATAATGCCGGGATGGCGGAATTGGTAGACGCACAGGACTTAAAATCCTGTGTCCTGCAAAGGGCGTATGGGTTCGAGTCCCATTCTCGGCACAAGCAAGAAGGCGGGTTCTCGGTTGAAGGCTGATCCGCCTATGGCGGAGAGTCCCGCTCTCGGCCAATCGGTTTCACAAGAGATTACCCGTGGAGGAATCATGAGCGACCCCGAGCGAAGCGAGGGGGAGTCGAAGGATCCCATTCTCGGCACGAACCAGGAGATCCCGAGCGAACTTCTGAGCACCTCATAAGCGAGAGGCGAAGTATCACGCCCTCGGCTCGAACTTCACCTGGCTTCTTCTTCACTCATCATTCGGTATTCACCGTGGCCCACGCAAGGCATGAACTTGCTCCCGCCTTGAGCATTTCGCATATCGAATAGTGATCAGGGATTTCAGACTGTCGAATGGAGCGCGAGGGATCGGCAGATCATCACATCCGGTTTGGCTGGAGAGCCTACTATCAGGGTAAAAAGAAACATGCGAATCATCGAGCAACACAAGCTCATCCAGGAGCTTCGGGACTATCTCCCCAAAATGTCTTCCTCCGATCGCTACGACTTTGAAATGTTCGCGAAAAGAGACAAGGATGACGAGGAACTCGATGCCTTAGCAACGGCGAAGCTCGAGGCCATTCAAAAAAGATACGTCGTGAGGAAGACAAAACAGGATATCGACGCGCTGTTCAAAAAGCTCTCATCCGGGAGCGGCGAAAAGAAAGGGTAATGCATGAACTACAGACCATTTGGCAAGACTGGAATCAACGTGTCCGAGATCGGCTATGGTGCTTGGGGCATAGGGGGCGCGATGTGGCAGGGAGCGACCGACGACGAGTCCATGCGTGCTCTCTACAAAGCAATCGACCTTGGCATCAACTTCGTCGATACCGCACTGGTATATGGCGATGGACACAGCGAAGGCTTGGTGAGGCGGCTTGTGAAGGAACGGAAAGAGAGGATCTATGTGGCGACGAAGGTCCCGCCCAAGAATGGGCAGTGGCCGGCACAGAAGGGGGTAAAGCTCAGCGAGACGTTCCCGCACGATTACATTATCAAAAAGACCGAGCAGAGTCTCAAGAACCTGAACCTCGATTTTGTGGACATCCAGCAGTTTCATGTCTGGGATGATACCTGGACCGAAGAGGCGGAGTGGCAGGATGCAATCAGCAAGCTGAAGGAGGAAGGGAAAATTCGGCACTTCGGGGTCTCGATCAATGATCATCAACCGGAAAATGCTCTCAGGCTCGCAGCAACGGGAAAGGTCGATACGTTTCAGATTATCTATAACCTTTTCGATCAATCACCCGAAGACAAGCTCTTCCCATTCTGCCTGGAGAAGAACATTGGTATCATCGTGAGGGTACCCTTGGACGAAGGAGGGTTGTCAGGTATCATCACTGCTGATACAGTCTTCCCTGATGGCGATTTTCGTAACCACTATTTCAAAGAAGACCGAAAGCAGCAGATTATGGAACGAGTGTCCAATCTGATGGAGGTCGGGGGCTCCGAAGCTCACAACATCGCGGAACTGGCGTTGAGGTTCACGCTGAGTCATCCCGCGGTTTCCACAGTGATACCCGGCATGCGATCAACGACAAACGTTGTCAGAAACAGCAGCTTCTCGGATGGCAGACTCCTCAGCTCAGGACTCCTTTCCGAGCTCAAAAGCCATCGTTGGGTGCGAGATTTCTACCATTGAGGGGAATTCATCCGGTACAGTGAGCAACCTGCGCAAGTGAATTTCTTTACGAATTCTCTGCGCCGAACTGTAAAAGGCGCTTGATTTTAGGACGAATTTTGAGTAATATTTCCAAGCTTGGTCAGGATGCAAGCCTAAGAATATGGTATTTGGGCTCTTAGCTCAGTTGGTTAGAGCGCTACCTTGACATGGTAGAGGTCATAGGTTCGAGTCCTATAGAGCCCACACTCCATCAGTTCGGTCAGAGGCTACGGAATGTCCCGCGAAGATCTGACAAACCATAGGAAAGCGGATAATCGGAGCAACTCTCCGATTTTTTTATCTTAGAAACGATGTCACAAATTACCATAACTCTTCCAGACGGAAGCACGAAGCAGTTTGAGCAAGGGATCACCGGTCGTCACATTGCTGAGGGAATCAGCAAGGGGCTGGCGCGTGAAGCCTTGGCGGTTGAAGTCAACGGTGAGGTTTGGGATCTCAGCCGAAAAATCGATACCGACGCTTCGCTGAAGATCCTTAAATGGAATGACGATGGCGGCAAGTACGCCTTCTGGCACAGTTCCGCCCATTTGATGGCTGCGGCCATCGAGGCTCTGTTCCCGGGGACGAAATTCGGTATTGGTCCTCCGATCGAAATCGGTTTCTACTACGATCTTGATCTCGGCGAGCATACGCTGACCGGAGATGATCTTCAGAAGATTGAAGACAAGATGTATGAGCTTGTCGCAAAGGATGAACCATTCATACGCGAAGAGCGAAAGTGGGATGACGCGGCCAAATACTTCAAGGAGAAGAACGATCCGTACAAGATCGAGCTTCTCGAGGAGCTGAAGGGGCAGACGATCACGTTCTACCACTCAGGTAACTTTACCGATCTCTGCTACGGCCCGCACTTGCCGTCGGCTGGAAGGGTCAAGGCGATCAAACTTCTGAGCGTTGCCGGGGCCTACTGGCGCGGGAGCGAAAAGAATAAGATGCTCCAGCGTATCTACGGAGTCACCTTCCCGACGAAACAGGAGCTGGATCAGCACCTGTACCGCCTCGAGGAGGCGAAACGCCGTGATCATCGGAAGCTCGGCCAGGAACTCGAATTGTTTCTCCTTACATCAAAAGTCGGAGGCGGTCTTCCGCTTTGGCTCCCGAAGGGGACCGTGATCCGCGAGGAGCTCGAGGGTTTCATGCGCTCCGAGCAGCGGAAGCGCGGATATCAGCCGGTCGTTACGCCGCATATCGGCAATATCAATCTGTACAAAACAAGCGGACATTATCCGTACTACAAGGACAGTCAGTTTACGCCCATCAAGGTGGAAGATGAAGAGTATCTCCTGAAGCCGATGAACTGTCCGCATCACTTCCAGATTTACGCGGCCAAACCGCGGAGTTATCGCGATCTGCCAGTACGGCTCGCGGAATTTGGCACTTGCTATCGCTATGAACAGTCCGGCGAATTGAATGGGCTGATCCGTGTGCGCTGTTTCACGCAGGACGATTCGCATATTTTCCTGCGCCAGGACCAATTGAAAGCTGAAGTTGTGTCCGTCATCGAACTGATCCAGCTCGTGTTCACGACGCTCGGGTTCAGCGATTTCAAGACCAGGTTGTCGTTCCGGGATCCAAAAAACAAAGAGAAGTACGGCGGTGAAGACTCGCTGTGGATCCAGGCCGAGAAAGACATCAAGGAAGCGGCGGACGAAGCGAAACTCGACTACTACATAGGGATCGGCGAAGCGGCGTTCTACGGACCGAAGATCGATTTCATGGTCAAGGACGTTCTTGGGCGAACGTGGCAGCTCGGCACTGTGCAGGTCGATTATGTCATGCCGGAGCGGTTCAACCTCGAATATACCGGAGCGGATAGTCAGAAGCATAGGCCGGTGGTCGTTCATCGGGCGCCGTTTGGTTCTCTCGAACGGTTTATAGGTGTTCTTATCGAGCACTTTGCCGGGGAGTTTCCACTCTGGCTGGCACCTGTGCAGGCCGCGGTGCTCCCGATTACAGACCAGTACTTGGAGTATGCCAAGCAGGTCTTTGACGAGTTGAAGAGTGCCGGTGTTCGTGTGGAGCTTGACGACAGGAATGAGAAAATCGGATACAAGATCCGCGATTGCGAAATGAAGAAGATCCCCTTCATGCTCGTCGTCGGGGAAAAAGAGAAGACAGGCAATACTGTTTCGGTGCGTCAGCATACGAAAGGTGATCTTGGGACGGTGGAGCGCTCGGCGTTCCTCGCCAAGGTTCTCGATGCCATTCAGCGCAAATCACTCACGGTATAGGAGGCACCCCCATTAAGCAAGAGCGCGCACGAATCAATACGGAAATCAGGGCACCCCAAGTACGGGTCATCGACGACGAGGGGGCACAGCTTGGTGTTCTGACGGTAAAGGAAGCCCTCGCAGCTGCGGCGGCGAGAACGCTCGATCTCATCGAAATCGTCCCGACAGCTGATCCGCCGGTGTGCAAGATCATGGATTTCGGGAAATACAAGTATGAGCTTGCGAAAAAGGAAAAGCTGCAGAAGAAACACCAGCACGTCACCCTGGTAAAAGAAATCCGTTTTCATCCGAACACCGATACACACGATTTCGATTTCAAAGTCCGTCATGCGCGGGGCTTCATCGAGGAGGGGCACAAGGTCAAGGCCACGGTGGTATTCAAGGGCCGGGAGATTACGTATCAGGATCAGGGACGGGCGATGCTCGATAGCTTCACGGAGCAGCTCGCGGATATAGCAAAGATCGACGCTCCTGCAAAAATGGAGGGACGTCAGATGATTGCATACTATGTGGCCGACAAAACGAAGAAGAAGGCCGAAGGCAGTAAACAAACGACAGAATCAACATAACGGAGTACAGCATGCCAAAGATGAAGAGCCGCCGGCGAGCGCTGAAATCGTACAAAGTGACGGGCAGCGGGAAGATCAAACGGCGGAAAGCATTTCGGAGCCATATACTCACATCGAAATCAACCAAACGTAAGCGCCATCTTCGCAAACCCGGCTTGGTTTCAGAGACCGAAGCGTACAAAGTGCGACGGTTTTTGTTAGCATAATTTAGAAGGAGAAAGTTTCATGCCGCGTTCACAGAACAAAGTCGCATCCCACAGACGCAGAAAGAAAATCCTGCAGAAAGCCAAGGGCTACTGGGGTGGTCGAAGTAAAGTCTACACGATCGCAAAAGGCCACGTAGAGAAAGCCCTGACGCACGCGTATCGCCATCGCAAAACGAAGAAGCGCGAATATCGGAGCCTCTGGGTCGCTCGTATCAATGCTGCTGCCCGTATCAACGGGACTACGTATTCCAGATTGATTGCCGGCCTGGATAAGAAATCCGTGGCGATCAATCGAAAGGTCCTTGCCGATCTGGCAGTGAACCATCCGCAGGCGTTCGCTGAGGTCGTGAAGTTTGTAACAGCATAATTTGAGTCTTCGTGTCAACCGTAGTACGGTCCCGACTCTTCCAGTGAAGAGCCGGGACGGGTTGGCAGGAAGATTTTGTCTTTTTTGGGTGGCGGCACCGGTGCCTGTGACCCTATTGACGAGCCAATGATATGACAGAAAAGATCAATGAAGTCCGGAACGCATTCGAGACTGAGATCTCCAATGCTTCTACCGACGCTGCGTTGGAGCAGATCCGCGTGAAGTACCTGTCGCGCAACGGAACGATTGCACTTCTGTTCGAAGAAATGAAAGGCGTTCCCGCGTCTGACAAACCAGCCCTCGGAAAAGTTCTGAACATGCTTAAGGGATCGGCGCAATCTGCTTTCGACGAGAGAAAGAAAACGCTGAGTGTGGCAGTCGCCAGTCAGGCCGTCAGCATCGATCTGACTCTGCCTGGTCGGCCGAAGCCGATTGGGACGAAACACCCTATCACCCAGACAATGGATGAGATCAAGAGCATCTTCGCAAGCATGGGGTTTTCAGTGGCGACCGGACCGGAAATCGAAACAGATTACTACAATTTCGGAGCTCTGAACTTCGCTGCTGACCATCCTGCGCGTGACATGCAGGATACGTTCTTCATCTCGAAGGATGTGCTGCTGAGGACGCATACATCCCCCGTCCAGATCAGGACCATGGAGAAACAGAATCCGCCGGTACGTGAAATCATGCCCGGCAGGGTGTATCGGAACGAAGCGGTGAGCGCCCGTAGTCTTGTCAGTTTTCACCAGATCGAGGGGCTCCACGTTGATACGGGAGTCACGTTCAGCGATCTCAAGGGGACGCTGGTTGCCTTTGCGCATCAGTTCTACGGAAACGATGTGAAATTCAAGTTTCGGCCTACATTCTTCCCATTCACGGAACCAAGCGCGGATATGTATATCTCCTGTTTCCTGTGCAAAGGAAAAGGATGCAGAATGTGCAAGTTTGTAGGATGGCTGGAGTGCCTCGGCTCTGGAATGGTGCATCCCCACGTGCTGAAGAATGTCGGATACGATACGGAGAAGTACACCGGGTTCGCGTTTGGTATGGGCATCGAACGCATTGCGTGCCTCCGATACGGTGTGGATGACCTCCGGCTGTTTTACGAAAACGATATCCGATTCCTACAACAGTTCTAATGACGGTTTATTATGAAGATCTCCCATGATTGGCTGAAAGAGTGCTTGAGTCTTTCCTTGAGGCCTGCTGCCGTCGCAGACAAACTCTCGATGGTAGGGCTCGAGGTGGCAGGGTTTGAGGAACTTGCTGCTCGATTTGATAAGTTCGTAGTCGGCGGAGTCGTGGAGCGATCAAAGCACCCCAATGCAGATCGGCTGTCACTCTGCAAAGTGGACGTTGGGTCCGAGATGGTTGAAGTTGTCTGCGGGGCTCCGAATGTTGCTGCGGGGCAGAAAGTCGTCGTTGGTCTGGTTGGGGCCGTCATTCCTCGAAATCAGCATGATCCTGACGGTAAGCCATTCACCCTGGAGCGGGTACACATACGCGGAGTGCAATCAACCGGGATGATTTGTTCGGAGTACGAACTGGGGCTGGGCGGTGACTCCACCGGCATACTCGTCCTGAAAGAGAGTGCGAAACCCGGGACTCCATTTGCGAAGTTCCTGGGATTGACTGACGTGATCTACGATATGGAGGTCACCGCAAACAGGGGGGACTGGCTCAGTCACATTGGTGTGGCGCGGGAACTCCAAATGCTCACAGGCAAGAAGGCCGCGCTCAAGAAGGTGACTGTCAGGGAAAGCAAGACACCGACGACGAAACTCGCAACGGTCAAGATTCAAGACAGCGTGAGCTGCCGGCGATATTCGGCAAGAGTCGTCAGAAATGTCACAATGGGTCCGTCGCCGAAATGGATGCAGGACCGGCTTGAGTCGATCGGAATTCGGCCGATTAACAATATCGTCGATATCACGAACTATGTGCTTATGGAAACCGGGCAGCCTCTTCATGCGTTCGACTATGACAGGCTGGCCGGGCATGCGATAGTGGTGAAGCGCGCAAGCGAAGGTGATACATTCACGACGCTCGATGGAAAGGAGCGCGTGCTGAAGTCCGACACCCTGATGATATGCGATCGAGAGAAACCTGTAGCGATTGCAGGCGTGATGGGGGGAGCGAACACGGAGATCAGTGATGAGACGACGACTGTTCTGATCGAGAGTGCGAACTTCGATCCGGGGAGCGTGCGGCGTACATCGAAGTATCTTGGTTTGTCTACTGACGCCTCGCAGCGATTCGAGCGTGGAGTTGACATCGGTATGACAGTGTTTGCTGCCAACCGGGCAGCGCAGCTGATGCAGGAATTAACCGGCGCAGAGATTCTGAAGGGCGGTATTGATTGTTATCCCAAGAAGTTGCGACCGACCTTTGTTGCTCTGCGCGTCGATCGGGCGAACGCTATCCTGGGGACATCGCTTTCAAAGGCACAAATTGTGTCGTACTTGAAGCGATTAGACCTGAAACCGGTCGGGAAGACGAAAGACACTATCAAGTTCCAGGTCCCGTCATTTCGCTACGATATCGAGGAAGAAATCGATCTGATCGAGGAGATTGCCCGCGCCTTTGGATATGACAACATTGAGACGAAAACTCGGACAACGGTGGACTTCGGCAAGCCGCTGCGAACGAAATTCCTGCAAGATGAAATCCGCAGTTATCTCATCGGAGCGGGCTTCAATGAAATGCTGACCTACAGTCTGCAGGATCGCACAAAGGGCCATCTTATGGGTGACCGAGCCGTAGAAGTGCTTAATCCGGTCAGTGCTGAAGCTTCCGTTCTGAGGACGAGCCTCGTCCCTGGTGCGTTGACGGTCGTCCAGCACAACAGGTCTCATGGCCGCAAAGACCTTCGCATGTTCGAAATCGGTAACGTTTTCGGCTTGCGGGGTGAGAAAGCTGGTGAGAATCTGGATGCTTTCCTCGAGGAGGAGCGGATCCTTGTGGTTTTGTGTGGTCATTCGGGTCCTGCACA
Proteins encoded in this region:
- a CDS encoding aldo/keto reductase — translated: MNYRPFGKTGINVSEIGYGAWGIGGAMWQGATDDESMRALYKAIDLGINFVDTALVYGDGHSEGLVRRLVKERKERIYVATKVPPKNGQWPAQKGVKLSETFPHDYIIKKTEQSLKNLNLDFVDIQQFHVWDDTWTEEAEWQDAISKLKEEGKIRHFGVSINDHQPENALRLAATGKVDTFQIIYNLFDQSPEDKLFPFCLEKNIGIIVRVPLDEGGLSGIITADTVFPDGDFRNHYFKEDRKQQIMERVSNLMEVGGSEAHNIAELALRFTLSHPAVSTVIPGMRSTTNVVRNSSFSDGRLLSSGLLSELKSHRWVRDFYH
- the pheS gene encoding phenylalanine--tRNA ligase subunit alpha — protein: MTEKINEVRNAFETEISNASTDAALEQIRVKYLSRNGTIALLFEEMKGVPASDKPALGKVLNMLKGSAQSAFDERKKTLSVAVASQAVSIDLTLPGRPKPIGTKHPITQTMDEIKSIFASMGFSVATGPEIETDYYNFGALNFAADHPARDMQDTFFISKDVLLRTHTSPVQIRTMEKQNPPVREIMPGRVYRNEAVSARSLVSFHQIEGLHVDTGVTFSDLKGTLVAFAHQFYGNDVKFKFRPTFFPFTEPSADMYISCFLCKGKGCRMCKFVGWLECLGSGMVHPHVLKNVGYDTEKYTGFAFGMGIERIACLRYGVDDLRLFYENDIRFLQQF
- the rpmI gene encoding 50S ribosomal protein L35 produces the protein MPKMKSRRRALKSYKVTGSGKIKRRKAFRSHILTSKSTKRKRHLRKPGLVSETEAYKVRRFLLA
- the serA gene encoding phosphoglycerate dehydrogenase, which produces MKTLLLENVHPVAISTLQSSGMVVVSEKKSMDESELISALEGVSVLGIRSRTQITARVLEKAKHLQAIGAYCIGTNQIDLEAASLQGIPVFNAPYSNTRSVAELVIAEIVFLIRRLHDKVVQAHKGVWDKSADNAREVRGKKLGILGFGNIGSQVSTLAEALGMDVYYHDIVDRLTIGNATKVGSLSELLNVAEIITIHVDGTPANKNLIDEDQFRLMTDGVILLNLSRGHVVNIEALARNLKNGKVGGAAVDVFPDEPKDGKEPFSSPLQGLPNVLLTPHIGGSTEEAQENIADFVSKKLLDYLQTGSTFTSVNFPRINLPKADDPHTHRLLHVHRNVPGVLSQINGIFAKNNVNVLSQYLRTNELIGYAIADVDSEYKDSLFDDLVRVDHTIKVRIV
- the infC gene encoding translation initiation factor IF-3; protein product: MKQERARINTEIRAPQVRVIDDEGAQLGVLTVKEALAAAAARTLDLIEIVPTADPPVCKIMDFGKYKYELAKKEKLQKKHQHVTLVKEIRFHPNTDTHDFDFKVRHARGFIEEGHKVKATVVFKGREITYQDQGRAMLDSFTEQLADIAKIDAPAKMEGRQMIAYYVADKTKKKAEGSKQTTEST
- the rplT gene encoding 50S ribosomal protein L20; the encoded protein is MPRSQNKVASHRRRKKILQKAKGYWGGRSKVYTIAKGHVEKALTHAYRHRKTKKREYRSLWVARINAAARINGTTYSRLIAGLDKKSVAINRKVLADLAVNHPQAFAEVVKFVTA
- the thrS gene encoding threonine--tRNA ligase, which codes for MSQITITLPDGSTKQFEQGITGRHIAEGISKGLAREALAVEVNGEVWDLSRKIDTDASLKILKWNDDGGKYAFWHSSAHLMAAAIEALFPGTKFGIGPPIEIGFYYDLDLGEHTLTGDDLQKIEDKMYELVAKDEPFIREERKWDDAAKYFKEKNDPYKIELLEELKGQTITFYHSGNFTDLCYGPHLPSAGRVKAIKLLSVAGAYWRGSEKNKMLQRIYGVTFPTKQELDQHLYRLEEAKRRDHRKLGQELELFLLTSKVGGGLPLWLPKGTVIREELEGFMRSEQRKRGYQPVVTPHIGNINLYKTSGHYPYYKDSQFTPIKVEDEEYLLKPMNCPHHFQIYAAKPRSYRDLPVRLAEFGTCYRYEQSGELNGLIRVRCFTQDDSHIFLRQDQLKAEVVSVIELIQLVFTTLGFSDFKTRLSFRDPKNKEKYGGEDSLWIQAEKDIKEAADEAKLDYYIGIGEAAFYGPKIDFMVKDVLGRTWQLGTVQVDYVMPERFNLEYTGADSQKHRPVVVHRAPFGSLERFIGVLIEHFAGEFPLWLAPVQAAVLPITDQYLEYAKQVFDELKSAGVRVELDDRNEKIGYKIRDCEMKKIPFMLVVGEKEKTGNTVSVRQHTKGDLGTVERSAFLAKVLDAIQRKSLTV
- a CDS encoding ORF6N domain-containing protein, which encodes MSKRTVVAVTSIDKRILVIRGQRVLLSTDLAQMYGVPPKVLMQAVRRNKNRFPGDFMFTLTSAEAKLVAAHVLGLRSQFVTLKQGRHLKYPPAAFTEEGIAMLSSVLRSKRAIQVNIAIMRAFVRLREILAAHKELAIKLGDLERRFETHDRQIRGIFEAIRELMKPPEKPARRIGF
- the pheT gene encoding phenylalanine--tRNA ligase subunit beta; amino-acid sequence: MKISHDWLKECLSLSLRPAAVADKLSMVGLEVAGFEELAARFDKFVVGGVVERSKHPNADRLSLCKVDVGSEMVEVVCGAPNVAAGQKVVVGLVGAVIPRNQHDPDGKPFTLERVHIRGVQSTGMICSEYELGLGGDSTGILVLKESAKPGTPFAKFLGLTDVIYDMEVTANRGDWLSHIGVARELQMLTGKKAALKKVTVRESKTPTTKLATVKIQDSVSCRRYSARVVRNVTMGPSPKWMQDRLESIGIRPINNIVDITNYVLMETGQPLHAFDYDRLAGHAIVVKRASEGDTFTTLDGKERVLKSDTLMICDREKPVAIAGVMGGANTEISDETTTVLIESANFDPGSVRRTSKYLGLSTDASQRFERGVDIGMTVFAANRAAQLMQELTGAEILKGGIDCYPKKLRPTFVALRVDRANAILGTSLSKAQIVSYLKRLDLKPVGKTKDTIKFQVPSFRYDIEEEIDLIEEIARAFGYDNIETKTRTTVDFGKPLRTKFLQDEIRSYLIGAGFNEMLTYSLQDRTKGHLMGDRAVEVLNPVSAEASVLRTSLVPGALTVVQHNRSHGRKDLRMFEIGNVFGLRGEKAGENLDAFLEEERILVVLCGHSGPAQYGTEHRSTDLFDLKGEVQALLSKFCLDKYRFISYDSASALIESALAVEINSTYAGFLGKVGKSIVQGFDIDDSVFVCELSVTELQKGWVTEKKLEPLPRFPGVHRDLAFVVSTATQHGTVAWSIREAGGTLLTDLVLFDMYVGDQVGAGSKSLAYSLEFQPMDRTLTDSEIDAVVTRIVQHVELTCNAKLRAI